One segment of Nostoc piscinale CENA21 DNA contains the following:
- a CDS encoding FAD-dependent oxidoreductase — MTTHLPTNALADTDVNPAHEIVDQHTTDCCIVGGGPAGVVLAFLLARQGISVMLLEAHKDFDRDFRGDTIHPSVMQIMEELNLSDRLLQLPHAKMRQIQVKTPQDTVTLADFSHLKTNYPYITMLPQVKFLEFITQEAQQYPNFQLVMGANVQELITEDGVVKGVRYRGGGGWHEVRAMLTVGADGRHSKLRQMGEFASIETSPPMDILWFRLPRHPEEFDGGMGRFAPGHIVAMLDRGTEWQIAYVIPKGGYQKLRTAGLEELKKSIVEVVPELSDRLYTLQDWSQVAFLSVESSRVKQWYRPGLLLIGDAAHIMSPVGGVGINYAIQDAVVAANVLSQPLQNRQVKLSDLAKVQRQRELPTRIIQAFQTFIQKRVFAPVLSANQTFQPPALLRLPILRDLPARLIALGVFPVHVK; from the coding sequence ATGACTACTCATCTACCGACTAATGCGCTTGCAGACACAGATGTGAACCCAGCCCATGAGATTGTAGATCAACACACTACTGATTGTTGTATTGTTGGTGGCGGCCCGGCTGGGGTGGTTTTAGCTTTTTTGTTGGCGCGTCAAGGTATATCTGTAATGTTGCTAGAGGCGCATAAAGATTTTGACCGCGACTTTCGGGGAGATACAATTCACCCTTCGGTGATGCAAATTATGGAGGAATTGAATTTAAGCGATCGCCTCTTACAATTACCTCATGCTAAAATGCGGCAAATTCAAGTTAAAACTCCGCAAGATACTGTTACTCTGGCAGATTTTAGTCACCTCAAAACAAATTATCCCTACATTACAATGTTGCCCCAAGTCAAATTTTTGGAGTTCATCACCCAAGAAGCGCAACAATATCCAAATTTTCAATTGGTGATGGGTGCGAATGTCCAAGAATTAATTACAGAAGATGGGGTAGTGAAAGGAGTGCGTTATCGGGGTGGTGGTGGTTGGCACGAAGTCCGCGCTATGCTGACAGTCGGCGCAGATGGTCGTCACTCCAAGTTAAGACAAATGGGAGAGTTTGCATCTATTGAAACTTCTCCACCAATGGATATTCTCTGGTTTCGCTTACCCCGCCATCCCGAAGAATTTGATGGGGGAATGGGACGTTTTGCACCTGGACATATTGTAGCGATGCTTGACCGTGGTACAGAGTGGCAAATTGCTTATGTAATTCCTAAAGGCGGCTATCAAAAACTACGGACGGCTGGTTTGGAGGAGTTAAAGAAATCGATTGTGGAAGTTGTGCCAGAATTAAGCGATCGCCTGTATACTCTTCAAGATTGGTCACAAGTCGCTTTTTTATCGGTAGAATCAAGCCGGGTTAAACAGTGGTATCGTCCAGGGTTGTTACTCATTGGTGATGCTGCTCATATTATGTCTCCGGTTGGCGGTGTGGGAATTAACTACGCCATTCAAGATGCAGTCGTAGCCGCTAATGTCCTCAGTCAACCTCTGCAAAATCGCCAAGTCAAGCTGAGTGACTTAGCTAAAGTTCAGCGTCAGCGAGAATTACCGACACGCATTATTCAAGCATTTCAGACATTTATTCAAAAGCGAGTATTTGCACCTGTATTGTCTGCTAATCAGACTTTTCAACCGCCAGCATTGTTACGCTTACCAATTTTGCGCGATTTACCCGCCAGATTAATTGCTTTGGGTGTGTTTCCGGTTCATGTGAAATAG
- a CDS encoding CHAT domain-containing protein produces MLKQLWQWLKRSFGRLFGRKHSPVREQNKVEPPQRLTDAEYESLFLQLLAEVNDGLTTGGAKGFLAARRINEGDLVEWLRDFGERLLASATPNDELANWMVRLGELSIGEVSDVAGNIGRRLGGGDTNRRGAEDAEEEAEVEGFTLDEFLIKLQQDANLFQQVAQQLEIETTDPQVLIEALLNQTIASYDKAIEFKPDDYEAWHNRGEILFNLGQLEQAIASFDKAIEFKGDYHEAWCEKGVALANLKQYEKAIASFDKAIEFKGDYYEAWYNRGNSLGNLKQLEQAIACYDKAIEFKGDYYKAWYSRGLALLNLGRFEEAIASYDKVIKFKHDYPETWYSRGWALGKLGRFEEAIASYDKTIEFKHDYPEAWTNRGIMLDNLNLYQEALTSFETALQINPNFPEVFNAWNGKGNTLFSLGELEQAIASYDKAIESKPDYHHAWINRGNAAGKVTGEKTDFSFTFALPNTAASNLALIFNNSNLNKRGYEGKLASYDEGLKHCQQDTHPEGWGELHGAIGNAHYFRGRGNYNARYFWRKAINSYKTALQTLTAIDFPELHLEVLQNLIRVLLDLEETVEATELQRQGTDLLRRLLNEPNRSEQSKKQLALKFAWIQQLTVDLAVQSGDLLQAIELAEAGKNTCLHWFLDGWSDEISSPNYSEIQQLLNPSTAIVYWHLSSYALHTFILKHNAPSPIVLGNTEFLTQAQRLRDFEDWVKKWNEQYADYRKGKDKQGEKNRTWRDNLPEMLRNLRHILDINAVVSTIPDITQLILIPHRDLHRFPLHALFPPEFIISYLPSAKIGSIPVKKDNHNQKNLLSIEHPNSKGYPSLDFAEIESEAISQMFANPTRLHSEQATQKALINALPQGYNVFHFTGHGVYNFQHPALSFLALAGEEKLTLADIYNFNLQSYQLVTLAACETAITGNHTITTEYVGLVSGFMGCGVAHVVSTLWTVESAASALVMIQFYQLLQQGKPETIALAEATQWLRNVTNAELAQWYVAQIAKLPENEGLLRRFWSRHLDKLKNDPEPSKQPYNHPYFWAAFTITGNFSSCNH; encoded by the coding sequence ATGCTCAAGCAACTTTGGCAGTGGCTCAAGAGGTCTTTTGGGCGTTTATTTGGCAGAAAGCATTCCCCAGTGAGGGAACAGAACAAAGTAGAACCACCGCAACGGCTAACAGATGCGGAGTATGAATCTTTGTTTCTCCAGTTGTTAGCAGAAGTCAATGATGGCTTGACTACAGGGGGAGCAAAAGGTTTCTTGGCTGCAAGGCGCATCAATGAGGGTGATTTGGTGGAGTGGTTGCGGGATTTTGGCGAAAGATTGTTAGCTTCAGCTACACCAAATGATGAATTAGCAAATTGGATGGTGCGGTTGGGTGAGTTGAGTATTGGGGAAGTTAGTGATGTTGCGGGTAATATTGGGAGGCGTTTGGGGGGAGGAGACACGAACCGCAGAGGCGCAGAGGACGCGGAGGAAGAAGCGGAAGTAGAAGGATTTACACTTGATGAGTTTTTGATTAAGTTACAACAGGATGCAAATTTATTTCAGCAAGTTGCCCAGCAGTTAGAAATTGAGACAACCGATCCACAAGTACTTATTGAAGCACTGCTTAATCAAACTATCGCATCTTACGATAAAGCTATAGAATTTAAACCCGATGATTACGAAGCTTGGCACAACCGGGGTGAGATACTATTTAATTTAGGGCAGTTAGAACAAGCGATCGCATCTTTTGATAAAGCCATAGAATTTAAAGGTGACTATCACGAAGCTTGGTGCGAAAAGGGTGTGGCGCTGGCTAATTTAAAGCAGTATGAAAAAGCGATCGCATCTTTTGATAAAGCCATAGAATTTAAAGGTGACTATTACGAAGCTTGGTACAACCGGGGTAATTCGCTGGGTAATTTGAAGCAGTTAGAACAAGCGATCGCATGTTACGACAAAGCCATAGAATTTAAAGGTGACTATTACAAAGCTTGGTACAGCAGGGGTTTGGCACTGCTTAACTTGGGGCGATTTGAAGAAGCGATCGCATCTTACGACAAAGTCATAAAATTCAAACATGATTATCCTGAAACTTGGTACAGTAGGGGTTGGGCGCTGGGTAAATTGGGGCGATTTGAAGAAGCGATCGCATCTTACGACAAAACCATAGAATTCAAACATGATTATCCTGAAGCTTGGACTAACCGTGGGATAATGTTGGATAACCTCAACTTATATCAAGAAGCACTTACCTCGTTTGAAACTGCTTTGCAAATCAATCCCAACTTTCCAGAAGTGTTCAATGCTTGGAATGGTAAGGGTAATACATTATTCAGTTTAGGGGAATTGGAACAAGCGATCGCATCTTACGATAAAGCCATAGAATCCAAACCTGACTATCACCACGCTTGGATTAACCGAGGTAATGCAGCAGGAAAGGTAACTGGAGAGAAGACAGATTTTTCCTTTACATTTGCTTTACCTAATACAGCAGCATCTAACCTGGCTTTAATATTTAACAATTCTAATTTAAATAAACGTGGCTATGAAGGAAAATTAGCCAGCTATGACGAAGGATTGAAGCATTGTCAGCAAGACACTCATCCAGAAGGTTGGGGTGAGTTGCATGGGGCAATAGGTAATGCTCATTACTTCCGAGGACGAGGTAATTATAACGCCCGCTATTTTTGGCGCAAAGCTATTAACAGTTACAAAACGGCACTGCAAACTCTCACCGCAATAGATTTTCCTGAGTTGCATCTGGAAGTTTTGCAAAATTTAATTCGCGTGCTGTTAGATTTGGAAGAAACAGTCGAAGCCACGGAACTCCAGCGCCAGGGTACAGATTTATTACGGCGTTTATTAAATGAACCAAATCGCTCCGAGCAAAGCAAAAAGCAACTAGCTCTAAAATTTGCTTGGATTCAGCAATTAACTGTTGATTTAGCCGTGCAGTCTGGAGATTTGCTGCAAGCGATTGAATTAGCAGAAGCAGGCAAAAATACTTGCTTGCATTGGTTTTTGGATGGATGGAGCGATGAAATTTCTTCTCCTAATTATTCAGAAATACAACAACTGCTTAATCCTTCAACTGCCATTGTTTATTGGCATCTCAGTTCTTACGCCTTACACACTTTCATTCTTAAACATAACGCCCCGTCACCGATTGTTTTGGGAAACACCGAGTTTTTAACTCAGGCGCAACGTCTACGGGATTTTGAAGACTGGGTGAAAAAATGGAACGAACAATACGCCGATTATCGCAAGGGTAAAGACAAGCAAGGCGAAAAAAATAGAACATGGCGCGACAATTTACCCGAAATGCTTCGGAATCTGCGTCATATTCTCGATATCAATGCTGTCGTCTCAACAATTCCAGATATTACTCAACTAATTCTCATTCCTCACCGCGACTTGCACCGCTTCCCTCTTCATGCACTGTTTCCACCTGAATTTATCATCAGCTATTTACCCAGCGCAAAAATTGGATCTATCCCTGTTAAGAAAGACAACCATAACCAAAAAAATTTACTTAGCATTGAACATCCCAACAGTAAGGGTTATCCCTCATTAGACTTCGCCGAAATCGAATCGGAAGCTATCAGCCAAATGTTCGCCAACCCTACACGTCTGCATTCCGAACAAGCTACACAAAAAGCACTGATAAATGCTTTGCCCCAAGGCTACAATGTTTTTCACTTTACAGGACATGGTGTATATAACTTCCAACATCCGGCGTTATCTTTTTTGGCATTAGCAGGTGAAGAAAAGTTAACTTTAGCGGATATCTACAACTTTAATTTGCAAAGCTACCAACTCGTCACTTTAGCAGCTTGCGAAACTGCAATCACCGGAAATCACACCATCACCACAGAATATGTAGGGCTTGTCAGTGGCTTTATGGGTTGCGGTGTGGCTCATGTCGTCAGTACCCTGTGGACTGTAGAATCAGCCGCTAGTGCTTTGGTGATGATTCAGTTTTACCAACTGCTGCAACAAGGTAAACCAGAAACCATCGCCTTGGCTGAAGCTACCCAATGGTTGCGAAATGTCACAAATGCAGAACTAGCACAATGGTATGTAGCGCAAATTGCCAAACTTCCTGAAAATGAAGGACTGCTTCGCCGTTTCTGGTCACGCCATTTAGATAAGCTTAAGAATGATCCAGAACCTAGTAAACAACCCTATAATCACCCTTACTTCTGGGCAGCTTTTACCATTACTGGCAATTTTTCATCATGCAACCATTAG